The genomic stretch CGAACCTGGCGGTTCACGAAGTCGTAGAGCGCCGCCCTGGGCTCGTCCAGAAGTATGTTTCTGGGAGACCCGTCGTCCTCGGTCACCTTAAAGCCCGCCTCCTCCGCAGCCTCAAGGGTCGCCTTTCTCATGTCCGAATCGAAAGAGGCGGGCACGGTTATAACCACATCCTGAGGCAGAAAGCCCAGAAGCCTCTGAGCGGACTGAGCCAGATGCCTGAGGATGATGCTGGAGATCTCCGCAGGGCTGTAGCCCGCGCCGTCGAAGGAAAGGGATCTCTCGGTCCCCATGGAGCTCTTTATGGACCGAACCACCCTGCTGGCCTGAAGCCCCGCCATGGACCGGGCGAAATCTCCCACCATAGGGGTCTTCCCCTCGGCGAAATAGACCGAAGAGGGCAGAAGAGACCGGCGGGCCATACTGCCCCCTTCCACCATCTGCTCTACGTCTATAACCTTAGGTATAATCTGCTCCCCCTTAGGGTCCACCTGCCCCCATGCGATGGAAGAGTTGGTGGTTCCCAGGTCTATCCCTAAAAAGTAGTTCTTGCTCATGATATTTCCTCCTTTTTTCGTATAAAAATAGAGGCCCCACTAGGGGCCTCTTGCCTTGTATTTATTCTCTTAGATACCTTTAGCGATAAAGATGAAGCCATAGCGAAGGGCCGAGATGCAGGATGGACATCTCAGCCCTCGCTACCTCTCAGCCCCAGACCCTGGTTTTGCAGAGCTCCGAGGGGTTGCTCTCTCCCTGCTGAAAGGCCT from Dethiosulfovibrio salsuginis encodes the following:
- a CDS encoding Hsp70 family protein, whose protein sequence is MSKNYFLGIDLGTTNSSIAWGQVDPKGEQIIPKVIDVEQMVEGGSMARRSLLPSSVYFAEGKTPMVGDFARSMAGLQASRVVRSIKSSMGTERSLSFDGAGYSPAEISSIILRHLAQSAQRLLGFLPQDVVITVPASFDSDMRKATLEAAEEAGFKVTEDDGSPRNILLDEPRAALYDFVNRQVR